The following proteins are co-located in the Parafannyhessea umbonata genome:
- the groL gene encoding chaperonin GroEL (60 kDa chaperone family; promotes refolding of misfolded polypeptides especially under stressful conditions; forms two stacked rings of heptamers to form a barrel-shaped 14mer; ends can be capped by GroES; misfolded proteins enter the barrel where they are refolded when GroES binds) — protein MAKDIVFGTDARAKLAKGVNTLADAVTTTLGPKGRYVALQRSYGAPTITNDGVSVAKEIELKDPIENMGAQLVKEVATKTNDTVGDGTTTATLLAQVIVNEGLRNVAAGANPIAIRRGIDKAVDAAVAEMKKMSADVSTSEQIASVGTISAGDPAIGQKISEAMEVVGKDGVITVEDSQTFGIDIDTVEGMQFDKGYISPYFATNNDTMTAELQNPYILMTDQKISNIQDILPVLEAIQKSGSPLLIIAEDVDGEALATLILNKLRGTLNVAAVKAPGYGDRRKRMLEDIAILTGGQVAMKELGVELTDVTAEMLGRAKSVKITKDNTTIVDGAGSKEAIEDRISQIKGEIEHTDSDFDKEKLQERMAKLSGGVAVIKVGAATEVELKEIKHRIEDALQATRAAVEEGIVAGGGVAFLEAAKALDGVEAADADEQIGVDIIRKALTAPVKTIAQNAGFEGSVVVEKIKTLPEGEGLNSANGEWGNMIEMGVLDPVKVTRTTLQNAASVASLILITEATVSDEPKDTTIEEAISAAAAQGGQGGGMY, from the coding sequence ATGGCTAAGGACATTGTTTTCGGCACCGACGCACGTGCCAAGCTCGCCAAGGGCGTGAACACCCTTGCTGACGCCGTCACCACCACGCTTGGCCCCAAGGGCCGCTACGTGGCGCTCCAGCGCTCCTACGGCGCCCCCACCATTACGAACGACGGCGTGTCCGTCGCAAAGGAGATCGAGCTGAAGGACCCGATCGAGAACATGGGCGCCCAGCTCGTGAAGGAGGTCGCCACCAAGACGAACGACACCGTCGGTGACGGCACCACCACCGCTACCCTGCTTGCCCAGGTCATCGTGAACGAGGGCCTCCGCAACGTCGCCGCAGGCGCGAACCCCATCGCGATCCGTCGTGGCATCGACAAGGCCGTCGACGCCGCCGTCGCCGAGATGAAGAAGATGTCCGCCGACGTCTCCACCTCCGAGCAGATCGCGTCCGTCGGCACCATCTCCGCTGGCGACCCCGCCATCGGCCAGAAGATCTCCGAGGCCATGGAGGTCGTGGGCAAGGACGGCGTCATCACCGTCGAGGACTCCCAGACCTTCGGCATCGACATCGACACCGTCGAGGGCATGCAGTTCGACAAGGGCTACATCTCCCCGTACTTCGCCACGAACAACGACACGATGACCGCCGAGCTGCAGAACCCCTACATCCTGATGACTGACCAGAAGATCAGCAACATCCAGGACATCCTGCCCGTGCTCGAGGCCATCCAGAAGAGCGGCTCCCCGCTGCTCATCATCGCCGAGGACGTCGACGGCGAGGCCCTGGCTACCCTGATCCTCAACAAGCTCCGTGGCACGCTGAACGTCGCCGCCGTGAAGGCCCCCGGCTACGGCGACCGTCGTAAGCGCATGCTCGAGGACATCGCCATCCTGACCGGCGGCCAGGTCGCCATGAAGGAGCTCGGCGTCGAGCTGACCGACGTCACCGCCGAGATGCTCGGCCGTGCGAAGTCCGTCAAGATCACCAAGGACAACACGACGATCGTCGACGGCGCCGGCTCCAAGGAGGCCATCGAGGACCGCATCTCCCAGATCAAGGGCGAGATCGAGCACACCGACTCCGACTTCGACAAGGAGAAGCTGCAGGAGCGCATGGCCAAGCTGTCCGGCGGCGTCGCCGTCATCAAGGTCGGCGCGGCTACCGAGGTCGAGCTGAAGGAGATCAAGCACCGCATCGAGGACGCCCTGCAGGCAACCCGCGCCGCCGTCGAGGAGGGCATCGTCGCTGGTGGCGGCGTTGCGTTCCTGGAGGCCGCCAAGGCGCTGGACGGCGTCGAGGCCGCTGACGCAGACGAGCAGATCGGCGTCGACATCATCCGCAAGGCCCTGACCGCCCCGGTCAAGACCATCGCGCAGAACGCCGGCTTCGAGGGCTCCGTCGTGGTCGAGAAGATCAAGACCCTGCCCGAGGGCGAGGGCCTGAACTCCGCAAACGGCGAGTGGGGCAACATGATCGAGATGGGCGTCCTCGACCCCGTCAAGGTCACCCGCACCACGCTCCAGAACGCCGCGTCCGTCGCATCCCTGATCCTCATCACCGAGGCGACCGTCTCCGACGAGCCGAAGGACACCACCATCGAGGAGGCCATCTCCGCGGCTGCCGCACAGGGCGGCCAGGGCGGCGGCATGTACTAA
- a CDS encoding 4Fe-4S binding protein, whose protein sequence is MAQKRDVIDDLIDIQSDWKAVKNPLGGLAGSLAVDPDNENFYDPSDYKERPRANSLFCTRVASEGADDCHRCLDVCPVDAVTITKNAVRIADNCRKCGLCSVVCPTEVFVAYKVTPKSLYDRISKAASEYEQCYITCTRALGRKPKDNEILLPCVGAVSRETWFALLREYNNLSIYLPLGICDKCRNVTGEETYANEIAAGEELSHGAMGLEVDEKDLTHEQTRAYKRSQFMSTMVKAGTAALATTNPAMSGAAAIAEKVRRHSQQMTELQNSLERAVGAKTTEKRRRILTQNRKLMLTTIQKDNSLAEGFDLKIPKCDPELCTACGDCVTTCTLHACDLDGRGHFSVEPAYCVNCGACAKACPEGALAMVDCDKKDLVVRDEEAERRKRAAAKQKARIEKTKAEGKKQLNRVLDGLERLADE, encoded by the coding sequence ATGGCCCAGAAGCGCGACGTAATCGACGACCTCATCGACATCCAGAGCGACTGGAAGGCCGTCAAGAATCCGTTGGGCGGGCTGGCCGGCTCCCTTGCCGTCGACCCCGATAACGAGAACTTCTATGACCCCTCGGACTACAAGGAGCGCCCGCGCGCGAACTCCCTGTTCTGCACGCGCGTCGCATCGGAGGGCGCGGATGACTGCCACCGGTGCCTGGATGTCTGCCCCGTGGATGCCGTCACCATCACGAAGAACGCCGTCAGGATCGCCGACAACTGCCGCAAGTGCGGCCTGTGCAGCGTCGTGTGTCCCACGGAGGTCTTCGTCGCGTACAAGGTCACTCCGAAGAGCCTGTACGACAGGATCTCCAAGGCGGCGAGCGAGTACGAGCAGTGCTACATCACCTGTACGCGCGCCTTGGGGCGCAAGCCCAAGGACAACGAGATCCTGCTGCCGTGCGTGGGCGCCGTATCCCGCGAGACGTGGTTCGCCCTGCTGAGGGAATACAACAACCTGAGCATCTACCTGCCCCTGGGCATCTGCGACAAGTGCCGCAACGTCACGGGCGAGGAGACGTATGCGAACGAGATCGCGGCGGGGGAGGAGCTGAGCCACGGGGCCATGGGTCTCGAGGTGGACGAGAAGGACCTCACCCACGAGCAGACGCGCGCCTATAAGCGCAGCCAGTTCATGTCGACCATGGTGAAGGCCGGTACCGCGGCGCTTGCCACCACGAACCCCGCGATGTCGGGGGCCGCCGCCATCGCCGAGAAGGTGCGCAGGCACTCCCAGCAGATGACGGAGCTCCAGAACTCCCTCGAGCGCGCGGTCGGCGCGAAGACGACGGAGAAGCGTCGTCGCATCCTCACGCAGAACCGCAAGCTCATGCTCACGACCATCCAGAAGGACAACTCGCTCGCGGAGGGCTTCGACCTGAAGATCCCGAAGTGCGATCCGGAGCTGTGCACCGCCTGTGGCGACTGCGTCACGACGTGCACGCTGCACGCGTGCGACCTGGACGGGCGCGGGCACTTCTCGGTAGAGCCGGCATACTGCGTCAACTGCGGCGCCTGTGCGAAGGCGTGTCCCGAGGGGGCGCTCGCGATGGTGGATTGCGACAAGAAGGACCTCGTGGTTCGCGACGAGGAGGCCGAGCGCCGCAAGCGCGCCGCAGCCAAGCAGAAGGCCCGGATCGAGAAGACGAAGGCCGAGGGCAAGAAGCAGCTCAACAGGGTGCTCGACGGACTCGAGCGCCTTGCCGACGAATAG
- a CDS encoding co-chaperone GroES, translated as MTLKPLGDRVLVKPAPKEEKTASGLYISSGAQEKPQRGEVVAVGAGKLNDKGERIVPDVKVGDQVYYGKFGGNEVKVDGEDFLLLRADDIYAIITE; from the coding sequence ATGACTCTTAAGCCGCTTGGTGACCGCGTTCTTGTTAAGCCCGCTCCCAAGGAGGAGAAGACCGCTTCCGGTCTCTACATCTCCTCTGGTGCGCAGGAGAAGCCGCAGCGCGGCGAGGTCGTTGCCGTCGGCGCCGGCAAGCTCAACGACAAGGGCGAGCGCATCGTCCCGGACGTCAAGGTCGGCGACCAGGTCTACTACGGCAAGTTCGGCGGCAACGAGGTCAAGGTCGACGGGGAGGACTTCCTCCTGCTTCGTGCCGACGACATCTACGCGATCATTACCGAGTAG
- a CDS encoding NAD(+) synthase produces MQDGFVKVAARTPQVRVADVDFNVKAVVQEVRESFSLDGARVIVLPELALTGYTCEDLFWQDALLDAAEKGVADVARATSRVDALVLVGAPVRAGGKLYNCAVVLSRGRVLGIVPKRHIPNYNEFYEARHFCAGPLDVTRVDFAGQRDVPFGARQLFACDSVRNLVVAAEVCEDLWVPEPPSIAHALAGATVLCNLSASNAIVGKAAYRKSLVSGQSARLVAGYVYCSAGWGESTQDLVFSAHDIVAENGSVLAEGRPFREARATSEVDVDMLAAERRRLSTFVTAPTGEAAGYVVTPFSLEAEPTDLTRWVDPHPFVPSDATQRSARCEDVLSIQSYGLAKRMAHTRSKAAVIGVSGGLDSTLALLVTARAFDVLGMDHAGIVAVTMPGFGTTERTHGNSEVLADALGATLREVSITKAVRQHFADIGHDERDHSVTYENAQARERTQILMDVANQVGGLVVGTGDLSELALGWATYNADHMSMYGVNASVPKTLVRHLVRYVADTTESDALSEVLLDVLDTPVSPELLPAEEDGTIAQRTEDLVGPYELHDFFLYQVLRRGFPPRKVYRLARYALGDSYDDETILAWLRTFYRRFFSQQFKRSCLPDGPKVGSAAVSPRGDLRMPSDACSTLWLAELDKLA; encoded by the coding sequence ATGCAGGACGGATTCGTAAAGGTCGCGGCCAGGACCCCACAGGTCCGCGTGGCCGATGTCGACTTCAACGTCAAGGCCGTGGTGCAAGAGGTGCGCGAGTCCTTCTCGCTCGACGGCGCCCGCGTCATAGTCCTTCCCGAGCTCGCGCTCACGGGCTACACCTGCGAGGACCTGTTCTGGCAGGACGCGCTTCTGGACGCCGCCGAGAAGGGCGTGGCGGACGTGGCCCGGGCAACGTCGCGCGTGGACGCCCTCGTGCTGGTGGGCGCCCCCGTGCGGGCGGGCGGCAAGCTGTACAACTGCGCCGTCGTGCTCAGCCGCGGCCGCGTCCTTGGCATCGTGCCAAAGCGCCACATCCCCAACTACAACGAGTTCTACGAGGCGCGGCACTTCTGCGCCGGCCCGCTGGACGTGACGCGCGTGGACTTCGCCGGGCAGCGGGACGTGCCGTTTGGCGCGCGCCAGCTGTTCGCGTGCGACAGCGTGAGGAACCTCGTGGTCGCGGCGGAGGTGTGCGAGGACCTGTGGGTGCCCGAGCCGCCGTCCATCGCGCACGCCCTTGCCGGTGCGACCGTGCTGTGCAACCTGTCCGCGTCAAACGCGATCGTCGGCAAGGCGGCGTACCGCAAAAGCCTCGTCTCGGGCCAGTCCGCGCGTCTTGTGGCGGGCTACGTGTACTGCAGCGCGGGCTGGGGCGAGTCCACGCAGGACCTGGTGTTCTCCGCGCACGACATCGTGGCGGAAAACGGCAGTGTCCTTGCGGAGGGCAGGCCGTTTCGAGAGGCGCGCGCCACGAGCGAGGTCGACGTCGACATGCTCGCGGCGGAGCGCCGTCGCCTGAGCACGTTCGTGACCGCGCCTACCGGCGAGGCCGCCGGCTACGTGGTCACGCCCTTCTCGCTCGAGGCGGAGCCGACCGATCTTACACGCTGGGTGGACCCGCATCCGTTCGTGCCGTCAGACGCGACGCAGCGCAGCGCGCGCTGCGAGGACGTGCTCTCCATCCAGTCGTATGGCCTCGCAAAGCGCATGGCGCACACGCGCTCCAAGGCGGCGGTCATCGGCGTCTCCGGCGGGCTCGACTCCACGCTCGCGCTGCTCGTGACGGCGCGCGCCTTCGACGTCCTGGGCATGGACCACGCGGGCATCGTCGCCGTCACCATGCCGGGCTTCGGCACGACGGAGCGCACGCACGGCAACTCCGAGGTCCTGGCCGATGCCCTGGGCGCCACGCTTCGCGAGGTGAGCATCACGAAGGCCGTGCGCCAGCACTTCGCGGACATAGGGCACGACGAGAGGGACCACTCCGTCACGTACGAGAACGCACAGGCCCGCGAGCGCACGCAGATACTGATGGACGTCGCTAACCAGGTGGGCGGTCTCGTGGTGGGCACGGGCGACCTGTCGGAGCTCGCGCTGGGCTGGGCCACGTACAACGCGGACCACATGAGCATGTACGGCGTGAACGCGTCAGTCCCGAAGACGCTCGTGCGGCACCTCGTGCGCTATGTTGCCGATACCACGGAGTCCGATGCGCTCTCGGAGGTTCTGCTCGACGTGCTGGACACGCCGGTCTCGCCGGAGCTTCTGCCCGCGGAGGAGGACGGCACCATCGCGCAGCGCACCGAGGACCTCGTGGGCCCGTACGAGCTGCACGACTTCTTCCTGTACCAGGTGCTGCGCCGCGGCTTCCCGCCGCGCAAGGTGTACCGCCTCGCGCGCTACGCGCTGGGCGACTCCTACGACGACGAGACGATCCTCGCGTGGCTGCGCACGTTCTACCGGCGGTTCTTCTCACAGCAGTTCAAGCGCAGCTGCCTGCCGGACGGCCCGAAGGTCGGCTCTGCCGCCGTGTCCCCGCGCGGCGATTTGCGCATGCCGTCGGACGCGTGCTCCACGCTGTGGCTTGCCGAGCTGGACAAGCTGGCGTAG
- the ychF gene encoding redox-regulated ATPase YchF: MSLSIGIVGLPNVGKSTLFTALTRKGGLSANYPFATIDPNVGIVDVPDERLNKLAEMVHPAKIVPASVEFVDIAGLVKGANEGEGLGNQFLANIRNCDAICEVVRFFKDPNVMRETGRTGEFVDPAADVDTIQTELILADLGSLERSIPKLEKEAKRDKEMKPRLDVAKRLQDWLNQGNRAATLDLTDDERAAAHDLFLLTMKPILYVANCDEDQLHDDLTIQGQKAIPICAEVEAELADLDAEEAAEYLESMGLEHSGLETLAQAAYHLLGLQSFFTAGPKEVRAWTVRIGAKAPEAAGVIHSDFEKGFIKAETISYDDYVSLGGEQGAKEAGRMRMEGKDYVVQDGDVMVFRFNV; the protein is encoded by the coding sequence GTGTCACTTTCAATCGGTATCGTAGGCCTACCCAACGTGGGCAAGTCGACCCTGTTCACCGCGCTGACCCGCAAGGGCGGGCTCTCGGCCAACTACCCCTTTGCCACGATCGACCCTAACGTGGGCATCGTGGACGTTCCCGACGAGCGCCTGAACAAGCTCGCCGAGATGGTGCATCCTGCGAAGATCGTGCCGGCCTCCGTCGAGTTCGTCGACATCGCAGGCCTGGTCAAGGGCGCGAACGAGGGCGAGGGCCTCGGCAACCAGTTTCTGGCGAACATCCGCAACTGCGATGCCATCTGCGAGGTCGTCCGCTTCTTCAAGGACCCCAACGTCATGCGCGAGACCGGCCGCACCGGCGAGTTCGTGGACCCCGCGGCCGACGTGGACACCATCCAGACCGAGCTCATCCTCGCGGACCTGGGCTCGCTCGAGCGCTCCATCCCCAAGCTCGAGAAGGAGGCGAAGCGCGACAAGGAGATGAAGCCGCGCCTGGACGTCGCGAAGCGCCTCCAGGACTGGCTCAACCAGGGCAACCGCGCCGCGACCCTCGACCTCACCGACGACGAGCGTGCCGCCGCGCACGACCTGTTCCTTCTGACCATGAAGCCGATCCTGTACGTCGCGAACTGCGACGAGGACCAGCTGCACGACGACCTCACCATCCAGGGCCAGAAAGCCATCCCCATCTGCGCAGAGGTCGAGGCGGAGCTCGCGGATCTCGACGCGGAGGAGGCCGCGGAGTACCTGGAGTCCATGGGGCTTGAGCATTCCGGGCTCGAGACCCTCGCTCAGGCGGCGTACCACCTGCTTGGCCTGCAGAGCTTCTTCACGGCCGGCCCGAAGGAGGTCCGCGCCTGGACCGTCCGCATCGGCGCGAAGGCACCGGAGGCCGCCGGCGTCATCCACTCGGACTTCGAGAAGGGCTTCATCAAGGCCGAAACCATCAGCTACGACGACTACGTCAGCCTCGGTGGCGAGCAGGGTGCGAAGGAGGCCGGCCGCATGCGCATGGAGGGCAAGGACTACGTCGTGCAGGACGGCGACGTCATGGTCTTCCGCTTCAACGTGTAG
- a CDS encoding LCP family protein has translation MARKNMGDEDLIRDARGLSRGCSRAHYAQARSHRRTRRIVKVALACMLALVVAAAGLGAAYLGNINSRLRKNIDSSLLGTLSKREAGKPFYMLLLGVDRDEARAKGSEYGSSEGAYRSDSIMLVRIDPQKKKATLVSIPRDLRVDMGEYGTQKINAAYALGGPTLAVKTVQKLSGIKISHYAEVDMDGMEKVVDAVGGVTVNLGVAVKDPKYTKLDLPAGKVKLNGKKAALLCRARHAYDSYGAGDFYRAANQRAVIAAVAKKVLSSDVATMTKTVTAMADMVHTDMSATDIVSLASDMRGMDTNKDIMTGMAPTESSYVDGGWYEILRDSAWEKMMARVEKGKSPYSSSDEDPTSGISAASGSAKKSSAEDDASSSEEDASDVEPAYEGSVRVLNGSGISGLASQSASSLANAGFDAVAGNAAETTRETKVIYNGDDALAKAKGVIETLGLDVAPIANDGSYVNTQDVIVILGSDQG, from the coding sequence GTGGCGCGCAAGAACATGGGTGACGAGGACCTCATTCGCGACGCGCGCGGGCTCTCCCGCGGCTGCTCGCGTGCCCACTACGCACAGGCTCGCAGCCACCGTCGAACGCGCCGCATCGTGAAGGTGGCACTCGCGTGCATGCTTGCGCTCGTCGTGGCAGCTGCCGGCCTTGGCGCGGCCTACCTGGGCAACATCAACTCCCGCCTGCGCAAGAACATCGACAGCTCGCTTCTGGGCACGCTCTCCAAGAGGGAGGCGGGCAAGCCGTTCTACATGCTGCTGCTTGGCGTGGACAGGGACGAGGCCCGCGCGAAGGGCAGCGAGTACGGCTCGAGCGAGGGGGCATACCGCTCCGACTCCATCATGCTGGTCCGCATCGACCCGCAGAAGAAGAAGGCCACGCTCGTCTCCATCCCGCGCGACCTCAGGGTCGACATGGGCGAGTACGGCACGCAGAAGATCAACGCCGCGTACGCCCTTGGCGGGCCGACGCTCGCCGTGAAGACGGTGCAGAAGCTTTCGGGCATCAAGATCTCGCACTACGCCGAGGTCGACATGGACGGCATGGAGAAGGTCGTGGACGCCGTGGGCGGCGTGACCGTGAACCTTGGCGTCGCCGTGAAGGACCCGAAGTACACCAAGCTTGACCTGCCCGCAGGCAAGGTGAAGCTCAACGGCAAGAAGGCGGCCCTTCTCTGCCGCGCGCGCCACGCGTACGACAGCTACGGCGCAGGCGATTTCTATCGCGCCGCGAACCAGCGCGCCGTCATCGCGGCCGTCGCGAAGAAGGTGCTCTCGAGCGACGTGGCGACCATGACGAAGACCGTGACGGCCATGGCGGACATGGTCCACACCGACATGAGCGCGACGGACATCGTGTCGCTGGCGAGCGACATGCGCGGCATGGACACGAACAAGGACATCATGACCGGCATGGCGCCCACGGAAAGCAGCTACGTCGACGGCGGCTGGTACGAGATCCTTCGCGACTCCGCGTGGGAGAAGATGATGGCGCGCGTCGAGAAGGGCAAGAGCCCGTACTCCAGCTCTGACGAGGACCCCACGAGCGGCATCTCTGCGGCAAGCGGGTCCGCGAAGAAGTCGAGCGCGGAAGACGACGCTTCGAGCTCGGAGGAGGACGCGAGCGACGTAGAGCCTGCCTACGAGGGCAGCGTGCGCGTGCTGAATGGCTCGGGCATCTCCGGCCTGGCCAGTCAGAGCGCGAGCAGCCTTGCGAACGCCGGCTTCGATGCGGTCGCCGGCAACGCGGCCGAGACCACACGTGAGACGAAGGTCATCTACAACGGGGACGACGCGCTCGCGAAGGCAAAGGGCGTCATAGAGACGCTCGGGCTTGATGTTGCGCCGATTGCAAACGACGGAAGCTACGTGAACACGCAGGACGTTATCGTTATCCTTGGAAGTGACCAGGGCTAA
- a CDS encoding LCP family protein, translating into MGKHSATAPQQAGASEGDARPQIQAPLPDVPRGHHAGTRTHHGASVAAGAAPQGVGNPSAPRYSRAKGAEEYIEKRQRRGRHHVLRAALVTLVALVVAGGAAVAAYLYHINTAITAGVDDKLRDTLVETKDPGDPFYMLLLGIDKDEERAESKDYGKDYSAYRTDTIILARVDPRDGKVALISIPRDTLVDLGSNGKQKINAAYSFGGAAYATKVVSEFAGVDISHYAEIDMDGFAKVVDAIGGVTVDLPVEVKDPKYTGLDLPAGKQKLDGRTAALLGRARHAYDSYGGGDFYRAANQRMLIGAVITKVMKGGASTIVPTVTTLSGYVTTDMDVTSIASLASSFKGIDVEKDVYSGQCPTISEYVNNTWYEVCDTAAWKKIMERVDKGLPPYEDASQDFTAGVAGSVGVSTSTGDDASSSGAGGNGAAQVTPEYTGTVLVLNGTSTAGVAGNGASTLTSAGFTATTNDAPSLQAKTTVYYNGDAQAKAAGVAKTLGLSAAPVQNDGSWDTSSDVVVVFGADWIDGSAKSANTADATGAGTTVSAGSNAATGTN; encoded by the coding sequence TTGGGTAAGCACAGCGCAACAGCACCGCAGCAGGCGGGCGCGAGCGAGGGCGACGCCAGGCCGCAGATTCAGGCCCCGCTGCCAGACGTCCCAAGGGGACACCACGCAGGCACGCGGACGCACCATGGCGCCTCGGTGGCAGCGGGTGCGGCGCCGCAAGGCGTTGGCAACCCGAGCGCGCCACGCTATTCTCGCGCAAAGGGCGCCGAGGAGTACATCGAGAAACGCCAGCGACGGGGCCGTCACCACGTACTGCGCGCAGCGCTGGTGACGCTGGTGGCGCTGGTGGTTGCGGGAGGCGCAGCCGTCGCGGCGTACCTGTACCACATCAACACCGCCATCACCGCTGGCGTGGACGACAAGCTGCGCGACACCCTTGTGGAGACGAAGGACCCCGGTGACCCGTTCTACATGCTGCTCCTTGGCATCGACAAGGACGAGGAGCGTGCGGAGAGCAAGGACTACGGCAAGGACTACAGCGCGTACCGCACGGACACCATCATCCTGGCCCGCGTTGACCCGCGCGACGGGAAGGTCGCGCTGATCTCGATTCCGCGCGACACCCTGGTGGACCTGGGGTCGAACGGCAAGCAGAAGATCAACGCCGCCTACTCGTTTGGTGGCGCCGCGTATGCGACGAAGGTCGTGAGCGAGTTCGCGGGCGTGGACATCTCACATTACGCCGAGATCGACATGGACGGCTTCGCGAAGGTGGTCGACGCCATTGGCGGCGTGACCGTAGACCTGCCCGTGGAGGTGAAGGACCCGAAGTACACCGGCCTTGACCTGCCCGCGGGAAAGCAGAAGCTTGACGGAAGGACGGCAGCGCTGCTTGGCCGCGCGCGCCACGCGTACGACAGCTACGGCGGAGGCGATTTCTATCGCGCCGCGAACCAGCGCATGCTCATTGGCGCGGTCATCACGAAGGTGATGAAGGGCGGCGCCTCGACCATCGTGCCCACGGTGACGACGCTTTCGGGCTACGTAACTACCGACATGGACGTGACTTCGATCGCGTCGCTCGCCTCGAGCTTCAAGGGCATAGACGTCGAGAAGGACGTGTACTCCGGCCAGTGTCCCACCATCAGCGAGTACGTCAACAACACGTGGTACGAGGTCTGCGACACGGCTGCGTGGAAGAAGATCATGGAACGCGTGGACAAGGGCCTGCCGCCGTACGAGGACGCGTCGCAGGACTTTACCGCAGGCGTCGCGGGCTCCGTGGGCGTGAGCACCTCGACCGGCGACGACGCCTCCTCCAGCGGCGCCGGCGGAAACGGCGCGGCGCAGGTTACTCCGGAGTATACGGGCACCGTGCTCGTGCTGAACGGCACCTCGACCGCCGGCGTCGCCGGCAACGGCGCATCCACGCTCACGAGCGCCGGCTTCACGGCAACGACGAACGATGCACCGTCGCTGCAGGCGAAGACGACGGTCTACTACAACGGCGACGCCCAGGCGAAGGCGGCAGGCGTCGCGAAGACGCTGGGGCTTTCCGCCGCACCCGTGCAGAACGACGGCTCGTGGGACACGTCGTCTGACGTCGTGGTGGTGTTTGGCGCCGACTGGATCGACGGATCCGCCAAGTCTGCCAACACGGCTGACGCAACGGGCGCGGGCACCACGGTATCTGCCGGCAGCAACGCCGCCACCGGCACGAACTAG